Below is a window of Ciceribacter thiooxidans DNA.
CGGTATGGCAGCGGCGACACCGCAGTTGACGCCCTCAAGAACGTCAACATGAAGGTCGCTCCCGGCGAGGTGGTCGGCCTTGTCGGCCCATCCGGATCAGGCAAGACCACGCTCCTCAAAGCTCTCGGCGCGGTGATCGACCCGAGCGGCGGGCGCATGATCCTCGGTGAGAAGGTGATCTATGACGACGGCTGGAAAATCCGCGACCTGCGTGCTCTGAGACGCGACAAGATCGGTTTCGTCTTCCAGGCACCCTACCTCATCCCGTTTCTCGACGTGACCGACAACGTGGCCCTGCTACCGATGCTGGCGGGAGTTTCGAACGGTGAATCGCGCCAACGCGCGCGCGAACTCCTGAAAGCTCTGGACGTCGAGCATCGCGCGGCCGCAATGCCATCCCAGCTCTCGGGCGGTGAGCAGCAACGCGTTGCGATCGCGCGCGGGCTGATCAACCGCCCGCCGGTCATTCTCGCCGACGAACCGACAGCACCGCTCGACAGCGTGCGTGCCCTGAGCGTCATCCGCATCCTGAACGACATGGCCGTCAGGTTCGGCACCGCCATCATCGTCGTCACCCACGACGAGAAGATCATTCCGACCTTCAAGCGCATCTACCACATCAGGGACGGTGTGACCCATGAGGAGGCTGGAGAGGGCCGCGGCTTCGACTGACACCAGGTTTGCCGCCGTCATTCGACGCGTAGCGGCTGTTGCACAGAGTAGCCATAGGAGCAGACGAATGAAGACGCGAGAACCAACATGCCGCTCGGGCACGACAGACGCACAGTCACTATTGCGGTTAGGCCTCCTTGCACTCTTCGTGACATCGTCTGCCTTGATCACGCAGGGCCGGGCGGAGGAGCCGTCCCCTGCCTATAAGATTACGGATGGACGCCCCTGGACGATGACCACCGGCAGCCGCGTCGGGACACTCGTGCTCTACCGCAACGGGACGAGCAAGATGACCGGCGGCCCCCTGGATCTGTCTCCAACCTGGCGGGCGACGCCAGAAGGGATTTGTCTGAAGCCCGGCGGTCTTCTTCCAGAGCAATGCGTAAAACTAGTTCGGACACAACATGGTTATGCCGGGCTCGCGGCCGGCCAGACGAAATTCACCCTGCAAAGGTGAGCGAAAATTCTGATCTCGACGAGGAGCGAATGCCATGCCATCTGCACGTATCTCGACCTTCTTTCATCCCACGATCGGCGTATTCGCCGTGTTGTTCGGAGTCGCGACACTCATTTCGGGTGGGAACAATATACTCTTGCTCCAAAGTGCCGCAGAGCCGACTGAACGGATCGTGCCGTTCGTGCTGTATTTCAACTTTGCCGCAGGTTTCGCTTACGTGGCCGCCGGGGCAGCCTTCATCCTGCACCGCAGATGGGCTTCGACACTCGCATTCGCGATCGCGACGGCAACCCTGCTGGTATTCACAGGACTTGGTGTCTGGATCCTCTTGGGCTATCCCTACGAGTTGAAGACCGTCGCTGCGATGACCATTCGAACGGTATTCTGGTGGTTTACCGCCATCGCCTCTCAACTCCTGAGTGACGTCCGTCCGGCTGCGACTCGCCGATTGAAGCAATGACGACTGACATCGACGAGGTTCGACCGATTTCTTTCCGCTTCAGCTGAAATAGACGCGCCCGGACGCCGGAGATCATGGCCCCAAACCACTATCGCCCTTGGCAGCGGCTGGCGCTCGTTTGGCTCCTTCTTGGCGTCGCAGCATGTTCTGCTCGACCCCACGACAGGGTTCTGGTACCGCAGCCGGGCATCCCGGACTGGTATCCAAGCGCAACAATCGTCACGGCGACGGACAGGCAGAGAAGTGCCGCTAGCCCCGGCTATTCTTCAAAACGATCGCCGAAGCTGCGGTTCGAACGCTTCACCGTCGCCATGGTCGCAATCCGGAACGAACGGCATGGCCAGAGGCAATCGGTCACCTTCGCCGGCAGCGAAAAATACCTTGTGAAAGATCGCAAGGGTTTATCCGACATAGATGCCCTCCAGCACCGCAAAACAGTCGTCTACGTGCACGGCTACAATTACACATTCCAGGAGTCGCTTTTCCAAATCTCGAAAGTCGCAATAGAAGGCAAACTCAAAGAGACACCCGTTCTTTTCAGCTGGCCGTCCGAAGGCACGATTACCGGCTATATCGCCGACAAGGACGCCGCACTGTACGCTCGCGACGATCTTACGAATCTTCTCATCCGCCTTGGCAAAAACGGCAAGAAAGGCGGTATTACGCTGTTCGGGCATAGCACCGGAGCGTGGCTTGTCCTCGAAGCACTGCGTCAACTTAAGCTCACGAACAGAGATGATGTACTTGGCCGGATAGACCAGGTCGTGCTCGCGGCGCCAGATATAGAGATCGATCTCTTCGGACGACAGGTCCGGACGATCGGGCGCCTCGCACACCCAATAATCCTACTCAACGCAAAGGATGATCGTGCGCTGGCTCTGTCGAGCCGTCTTGCCGGATCCCGTCCGCGCATCGGGGCTGTCGACAGACAGAACGCGACGGTGAAAGAGCTGGCGGCAGAAGGGATGATTGAAGTGATCGATCTGTCCAGGTTGCCGGCTCCAGACCAGGCAAGGCATCGTCGGTTTGTGCGGCTCGCGCAGGCGCTGTCGATGCCAGGAGAACGCACCGATCTTCTGCCCCAAGCAGGGCTCCGACTGACACAACCGTCGCCCTGAGCGGAATCGACTGGTGCAAGAGCGCCGCCCCTCCGGGGCCACCAAACGACGGCATCTCAGCACCCTTGTAGACCATTTGCGCGTTGCCAGGCCGCCCTTCCTCGGGAGCTCGGGGCTGCAAAGCGGCGCTGGCGCGGCCTCACCCTTCCAACGAGGTATGAGAAGGGATCCAGCCAATCAAGCCTCATGACGTGCTGGGCAGAAAAGCCGGGACGAAGCTCCGCTTTTCTGCCGGAACACGCTTCTCTCCTGCCGCTTTCAGGCCTTGACTCCTTGCGCTGGAAACGAGAATGCTATGATGTCAGACCAATTTGAAGCCGACATCGATGACGACGCCGAATGCCAAGCCGCTGATAGCTCCCCTTCCGCCGATGGACCGCGCCCGGCAGGTGACGGAATCGCTCGCCCGCTACATCGATCAGGCGCGGCTTGCCGCCGGTGCCCGCCTTCCCGCGGAGCGCGAGCTCATGGCGGCCCTCGGCGTTGGCCGCTCAACGATCCGTGAGGTGATCCGCCATTTCCAGGCGCTCGGCGTCATGGAGACCCGCAAGGGCAGCGGCACCTATCTCCTGAAGCCGATCACATCGGCCACCATCCACATGCCGCTCTCGGTCGAAACGGCGAACGTGCGCGATGCACTCCTGCAAACGCTCGAGGTACGGCGCGGTATCGAGTGCGAGGCCTGCATGGTGGCGGCCCGGCGCCGCACGGCAGACGATCTCGTCAACATGGAAGCCAAGCTCGATGAAATGGAACGGGTCCATCTCCTGAAGGGAACCGCGGGCGAGGAGGACCTCGCCTTCCATCTCGCGATCTACGACGCGACCCACAATCCGCTGTTCCGCCAGTTGCTCGAACAGATGCGCGAAGCCTTCGAACGTTTCTGGGAAGAGCCCTTCGACCGGCCGGACTTCGCCCGGAGATCCTTCCCCTATCACCGCACGCTGTTCAACGCGATCGTCGCTCAGGACACCGAGGCCGCACGGCGCGAAACGCTGAAGATCCTCGACGTCGTCGAGGAAGACATCAAGGAAATGTCCAAATGATCAACGGCTTGGATCCGTTCGAACACGCCTCCCTGGTCGTCGCCCACGACGACAGCAACGCTTTCGAAGCCGTCGTGCCACCGATCGTCCAGACCTCGCTCTTTACCTTCGAAACCGTCGACGAGATGGTCGCGACCTATCGCGGCGAGAAGAACCGCCCGGTCTATTCGCGCGGGCTCAACCCGACGGTTCGCCACTTCGAAGAAATGCTCGCGAAGCTCGAAGGCGGCGAGGATGCGCTGGGCTTCGGAAGCGGAATGGCAGCGATCTCCTCCACGGTCCTCACCTTCGTGGAACCGGGCGACCGCATCGTCGCGGTCAAGCATCTCTACCCGGATGCCTTTCGCCTCTTCGGAACGCTCCTGAAACGCATGAAGATCGAGGTCACCTATGTCGACGGCACAGACGAAGAGGCAGTCGACGAGGCACTGCCGGGGGCGAAGCTCTTCTATATGGAGAGCCCGACCAGCTGGATCATGGAGACCCATGACGTCGCCGCACTCGCGGCGATCGCCAGGAGACACGGCGTCCTGACCGTCATCGACAACAGCTGGGCGAGCCCCGTCTTCCAACGCCCGCTCTCGCTCGGCGTCGATCTCGTGCTGCACTCGGCCTCCAAATATCTGGGCGGCCACAGCGACGTCGTCGCCGGGGTCGTAACCGGTTCGAAGGCGCTCGTCGACCGCATCCGCAGCGAGAGCCTCCCCTATCTCGGCGGCAAGATGTCTCCCTTCGACGCGTGGCTGCTGATCCGCGGGCTCCGGACGCTCCCCATCCGCATGAAGGCACATGAGACAGCCGGTCTGGAGATCGCCAGGCGATTGAAGGCGCTTCCCGAGGTCGAGCAAGTCAACCATCCGGGCCTTGCCAATCAGTTGCCGCCGGGGCTTTCCGGCACCTCGGGCCTCTTCTCCTTCGTGTTCCGCGAGGGTGTCGACATCCGCGCCTTCGCCGACCGTCTCGAGCTCTTCAAGCTCGGCGTCAGCTGGGGCGGCCACGAAAGCCTGATCGTCCCGGGTGAGGTCGTGCTGCAGCAGAAAGCCCAGCCGAATTCCGCCCATGTCTTTGGCATGAACCCGCGGTCCGTGCGTCTCCATGTCGGCCTCGAAGGAACAGAGGCCCTGTGGAGGGACCTTGAAACGGCGATCAACGCCGCTCGCAAGACCTGAATTGCCCATCAACCCAAGAAAAAGAGGGGGAATGACCATGAAGACACTTCTGACAGCTGCCCTGATGAGCGCCCTGATGGCGGGTACGGCCCTTGCCGACACCACGCTGAAGCTCGTGGAGGTCATCACCAGTCCGGAACGTACCGACACCTTGAAGTCCGTCGTTTCGAAGTTCGAAGCCGCCAACCCCGGCACCAAGGTGGAAATCATTTCGCTTCCCTGGGGAGAGGCCTTCCAGAAATTCGCCACCATGGTTTCGGCCGGAGAAATCCCGGACGTCATGGAAATGCCGGACACCTGGCTCTCGCTCTATGCCAATAACGGCATGATCGAGAGCCTTGAACCCTACCTGAAGGAATGGGACCAGACTGCCGACCTCTCCGACCGCGCCCTCGAGCTCGGCCGTGACGTCAAGGACACCGCCTACATGCTGCCCTACGGCTTCTATCTGCGTGCCATGTTCTACAACAAGAAGCTGCTCTCCGAGGCCGGTGTGTCTGAACCGCCGAAGACCATGGACGAGTTCGCCGAAGCCGCAAAAAAGGTCTCCGCCCTGCCAGGCAAGTACGGCTACTGCCTTCGTGGTGGACCGGGCGGCCTGAACGGCTGGGTGATGTTCGGCGCCTCCATGGCGGGTGACAACGCCTTTTTCACCGAAGACGGCACATCCACCTTCAACTCCGAAGGCTGGGTCAAGGGCCTCACCTGGCTCATCGACCTCTACAAGAACGGCTACGCGCCGAAGGATAGCGTCAACTGGGGCTTCAACGAAATCGTCGCCGGCTTCTACAGCGGCACCTGCGCCTTCCTCGACCAGGATCCCGACGCCCTCATCGCGATCGGCCAGCACATGAATGCCGATGACTACGGCGTCATGACGATGCCGAAGGGACCGGACGGCAAGACCTTCCCGACCATCGGCTATGCCGGATGGTCGATGATGTCAGCGAGCGAAAACAAGGATCTCGCCTGGAAACTGATTGCGACACTCGAAGGCAAGGAAGGCAACATCGAGTGGAACAAGCGGACCGGCGCTCTGCCGGCGCTCAAGTCCGCCGAAAACGACCCCTTCTACTCGAGCCCGCAGTTCAAGGGGTGGTTCGAGGAGCTTTCCGACAAGGATGCGGTGCCGACCGTCATGCCGACGCATCTCGAAGAGTTCGCCTTCTTCAAGGACTCTCTGGTGATCAAGACCTCGCAGCAGGCGCTCCTCGGCGACATCACGCCGCAGGAACTGGCGGACCAGTGGGCCGACTACCTGACGAAGGCGCAGCAGAAGCATCTCGCCAAGCAGTAGCGCACCTTCCTCCGGGCGGAGCATCAGTTCTCCGCCCGGACCTGAGCCAGATCGTCCAACGGAATGCCGCCGATGACCTCGCCTGCCCGCGCCGATGACCGGAGATCGCTGACCAAGCGATTGGCCGATGCGTCGGAACCCTACCTCTACAGCGCGCCGGCGCTTGTCCTGATCGTCGCCGTCATGCTGGTGCCGCTGGCGCTCGGCATCTCCTATGCGTTCCGAGACATCCAGCTGCTCAACCCGTTTTCGGGTGGCTTCGTTGGCCTTGACCATTTCCGCGCGCTCGGCCGCGACCAGGACTTCTACCGGGCACTGAAGAATACGCTCTGGTGGACGGGCGCGTCCGTTGCCCTGCAATTCGTCTTCGGCCTGATCCTCGCCCTGCTCCTCGACAAGCCCTTCTACGGCCGAGGCCTGGCGCAGGCGCTGGTCTTCCTGCCCTGGGCCGTGCCGAGCTTTCTCGCCGGGCTCAACTGGGCGTGGCTGTTCAATCCGGTGATCGGCCCCCTGCCCCACTGGCTTTATGCGCTCGGCCTTCTTGCCGAGCCCAACAATATCCTCGCCGATCCCGCGCTTGCCATGTGGGGACCGATCGCAGCGAATGTGTGGTGGGGCATCCCCTTCTTCGCCATCACGCTTCTTGCCGCGCTGCAGGCGATCCCGCGCGACCTTTACGAGGCCGCCTCCATCGACGGCGCTGGCCCGGTCCAGCGTTTCCTTTCGATCACCTTGCCCTTCCTCGCCCCAACCATCGCCATCACGGTCCTGCTGCGTACCGTGTGGGTCTCGAATTTCGCCGACCTCATCATCGTCATGACCAATGGCGGGCCGGCCGACCGGACCCAGATCGTCGCCTCCTACATCTTCACCCAGGCCTTCAAGCGGCTCGACTTCGGCTATGCCTCGGCGATTGCGCTGGTGCTGCTCGTGCTGCTGCTTGCCTATTCCATGCTGATCGTGCTGCTTCGCCAGTCGCTCCTGAACAAGGGCTGAGACCATGAGGCCATCCCGCATTCTCCTCACAGTCGCCCATCGTCTCGCAATCCTCGCCTATATCGCCGTCGCGCTCTTCCCGCTCTTCTGGCTCTTGAAAGTATCGGTGACACCCAACCGGCTGCTCTACAGTGAGGGCGTGCGCATGTGGCCGTCGGAAACGACCCTCGAACACTTCACCTTCGTCATCGCCCACAGCGCCTTCCCGACCTTCTTCAAAAACAGCCTGATCGTGGCGGGCTCGACCGCCGCCGTCGTCACCGTACTCGCTTCGCTGTCCGGCTACGCGCTGTCCCGGTTTTCCTTCCGGGCCAAATACTGGATCGTGGCGCTGATGCTGCTCACCCAGATGTTTCCGCTGGTCATGCTGGTCGCGCCGATCTTCAAGATGCTCTCGCCGCTCGGGCTGACCAACAGCCTCACCGGTCTCGTGATCGTCTACTCTGCTTTCAACGTTCCATTCGCGACCTTCCTGATGCAGTCCTTCTTCGACGGGATCCCGAAGGATCTTGAAGAAGCAGCCATGATCGACGGCGCCACCCAGTTCGTCGCCTTCCGGCAGATCATCCTGCCTCTGACGCTTCCCGGCATCGCGGCGACACTGGGCTTCGTCTTCACCGCTGCATGGAGCGAACTTCTCTTTGCGCTGATGCTGATCTCCGGCAACGACGCGGCGACCTTCCCGGTCGGGCTCCTGTCCTTCGTCTCGAAGTTCTCCGTCGACTTCGGGCAAATGATGGCAGCGGGTGTGCTTGCCCTCATCCCTGCCTGCCTCTTCTTCCTCCTCATCCAGCGCTACCTCGTGCAGGGCCTGACGGCCGGCGCGGTCAAAGGCTGAAAGGGTTCCCCATGGCTTCCATCGATATATCCGGCGTCCGCAAGAGTTACGGTCACTTCCCCGTCCTGCACGGTGTGGACCTCTCGATCCGGAATGGCGAGTTCGTCGTCCTCGTCGGCCCTTCCGGCTGCGGAAAGTCCACGCTCCTGCGGATGATCGCGGGCCTCGAAGAGGTGACTGCGGGGGAGATCCGCATTGCGGAGAAGCGGGTGAACGAGCTGGCGCCGAAGGACCGCGACATCGCCATGGTGTTCCAGTCCTATGCGCTCTATCCGCACATGACGGTCGCCGAGAACATGAGCTACAGTCTGAGGCTGCGGAAGACGGCAAAGGAAAAGATCACGCGCGTCGTCGCGGACGCCGCCGCCAAGCTCGGCCTCGATCCCCTGCTCGCACGCCGCCCGAAGGCGCTCTCGGGCGGACAGCGCCAGCGTGTCGCCATGGGCCGAGCGATCGTTCGCCAGCCGAAGGCCTTCCTATTTGACGAACCGCTCTCCAACCTCGACGCTCGTCTGCGCGAACAGATGCGCGCTGAGATCAAGAAACTGCACGGCGAACTTGGTGCCACTTCGATCTACGTAACCCATGACCAGATCGAGGCCATGACGCTTGCCGACCGCATCGTCGCCATGCATGGCGGCATCGTCCAGCAGGTGGGCTCGCCACTTGATCTTTACGACCGCCCAGCCAATCTTTTCGTTGCAGGCTTCATCGGTTCCCCGGGGATGAACTTCATGAAGGGTCGCTATATGAGCGGCGGCAACAACGCGACCGTTATTCTCGCCAATGGTTCACCCGTTGCCGTCGAGCCGAGAGCGGGACTGGAAACCGGCGCCGAAGTGACCCTCGGCATTCGTCCCGAGCATGTCGTCATCTCCCCGATCGGGCCCATGCAGGCCGATCTGGATCTCGTCGAACCCACCGGCTTCGGCATCATTATGCACCTCTCGCTGCATGGCCTGCCCTTCAAGATCTTCACGACCGACCGCTCGGTTCTCGGCGCCGGGTCGAGCGTCCGCGCGGAGTTCCCGAAAGATCGCTTGCATATCTTCGACGCCGACGGCAACCGGGCGGACTAGGTGCCGCCCGCCGAAGCCGATTGACACGAGAGTGTCTATCGCCGGGCAACTCCGCCTTGCGCCACACTGCAAGGCCCCCTAAGCTCGCGCAAGCGACTATAACGATTGAAGGAGGGAAGAAACGACCATGAAACACGTCAACATTCTCGTAGGCGCCGTCCTGGCGCTGGGTCTTGCCGCCACGGCGGCAGCGCAGCAGATGGCCTTCTTCCGCATCGGCACGGGCGGCACCGCCGGCACCTACTATCCGATCGGCGGCCTGCTCGCGAACGCCATCTCCAACCCGCCCGGTTCGCGTCCCTGCGAGGAGGGTGGCGCCTGCGGCGTTCCCGGTCTCGTTGCATCGGCGCTCTCGTCCAACGGCTCCGTCGCCAACATCAACGCGATCGCCGGTGGCTCGCTCGAATCAGGGTTCGCCCAGTCGGACGTCGCCACCTGGGCCTATAGCGGCACGGGCATCTGGGAAGGCAAGCCTCCGGTCGAGAAACTCCGGGCAATCGCCAACCTCTATCCGGAAAGCATCCACCTCGTCGCCAGCGCCGGCTCGGGCATCAAGACCGTGGCCGACCTAAAGGGAAAGCGCGTCTCGCTCGATGAACCGGGCTCCGGCACGCTCGTCGACGCGCGCCTCATTCTCGAAGGTTACGGCCTCTCCGAATCGGACATCTCGGCCGAGTTCCTGAAACCGGACCAGGCGGCGGACCGCATGCGCGACGGCGCCATGGATGCATTCTTCTTCGTGGGCGGCTATCCGGCAGGGGCGATCGCCGAACTCGCCAGCCAGCATGACGTGAAGCTGGTGCCGATCTCCTGCGAGGATGCGCCGTCCATCTGCGAGAAGTACACCTTCTTCGCAAGCGACACCGTGCCGGGCGGAACCTATGAGGGCAACCCGGACGACGTGAAGACCCTTGCCGTCGGCGCACAATGGATCACCAGCGCCGATCAGCCGGAAGACCTGGTCTACGGCATCACCAAGGCACTCTGGAACGACAATACGCGCAAGCAGCTCGACGCCGGGCACGCCAAGGGCAAGGCTATCGTCAAGGAGAATGCCCTCAAGGGCGTCGGCATTCCGCTGCACCCGGGCGCGGAGAAGTTCTACAAGGAAGCCGGACTCGTAAAGTAAGGCACGGGCCTCGTATCTTCAGCACAGCAATGTGACGGGGCCGCGCACACCGTGCGCGGCCCGCGGTTTCCGAGGGGACAGCTTCCATGATCGCAAACAAGGACAGACCGGATGCGACCGACGATGTGCGGCATCTGACAGCCGACGAGTTGCAGGCGATTGAAGAGACCTACGATCCGGAGCTTCGCTTCCGTGTGCTCGCTTGGCCGCTGACGATCATCGCCGCTGCGATCCTGTTTCTGCTCTCGTGTTATCACTACTACACCGCGGGGTTCGGCATACCGCAGGCAACGGTTCATCGCGGTCTTCACCTCGGTGTCACGCTGCTCGTCGTCTTTCTAAGCTTCTCGGCATTCGGAAAGAAGGAGATCAGGCCGGGCGTCACTGCGCCTTTCGGTCTCCCGGTGGCAGACTGGATCCTCGGCATCGCAGGCCTTCTGGCGGCCCTTTATGTTCCCTGGATATATAGTGAACTGGCCTTCCGGGTCGGCAATCCGCTGCCCATCGACATCGTCATGGGCACGATCCTGATCGTCGTGCTGCTGGAGGCGGTTCGCCGATCGATGGGCTGGCCGCTCCCGGTCATCGCGATCCTCTTCATCGCCTACGCCTATTTCGGCAAGTCCATGCCCGGCATACTCGTGCATCCGGGCGCAAGCTGGTCGAACATCGTCAATCATCTCTACCTCACCTCGCAGGGTATTTACGGCACGGCGCTCGGGGTCATCGCGACCTACGTCTTCCATTTCGTCCTGTTTGGCGTCATGGCGACACGTATCGGCCTCGGGCAGCTCTTCATCGACGTGGCCTCGGCGCTCGCCGGTCGCTATGCCGGTGGGCCGGCAAAGGTGTCGGTCGTCTCCTCCGCGCTGCTGGGGTCGATCTCCGGATCGTCCATCGCCAACACGGTCACAACCGGTGCGCTCACCATTCCGGCGATGATCCGGATCGGCTATCCGCGCCATTTCGCGGCGGCCGTTGAAGCCGCCGCCTCGACCGGCGGCCAGATCACGCCGCCGGTCATGGGCGCCGTCGCGTTCCTGATGATCGAATATCTTGGCCTCCCGCTCACGACAATCCTGACGGCAGCCCTCGTTCCCGCCTTCATGCACTTTTTCGGTGTTCTTGTGCAGGTGCACCTCGAAGCCCGGCGCCTCGGGCTGCGCGGCCTTTCTGCGTCCGAGCTGCCAAACGCCTGGAAGGTGTTGAAGGAAGGCTGGCTCAAAGTGGTGCCTCTCATCGTCCTGATCACGGTGCTGCTGTCCGGCCGGACACCGTTTGCTGCCGCCTTCTGGTCGATCACCACCTGCGTCCTCGTCCTGGTGGTCCAGGAGGTCCGTGACGGCGGGCTCGCCAAGGGCCTGCGCGGCACTGCTCATGGTGTGTGGGAAGGCTTCGTCCTCGGCGCACGGCAGTCACTCTCTGTTACCGCCGCCGCAGCACTCGTCGGCGTGGTGATCGGCGTGGTGACGCTGACCGGTGTCGGTTTCAAGATCGCCTATATGGTGACCAGCGTTGCCCAGGACTGGGCCGCTTCGGTGCACGCGACACTCGCCTATCTGCCCTTCGAGGTGATGACGGTTCCGACGCTGACCCTGCTCTTCACACTCATGCTGACGGCGGTCGTGTGTATCCTCATGGGGTGCGGCATACCGACCACCGCCAACTACATCATCATGGTCGCAGTCGCCGCCCCGATTCTCGGCCTTCTCGGTGTGCAGCAATTGGTCGCGCATTTCTTCGTCTTCTATTACGGGGTGCTGGCGGACGTGACCCCGCCCGTGGCGATGGCCGCATATGCGGGGGCGGGCATCGCCGGAGCCAATGCCTTCAAGGCGGGCAACACCGCCTTCCGGCTAAGCATGGGCAAGGCGCTCGTCCCCTTTGTCTTCGCCTTCCAGCCGGCGCTGCTGCTCGTGACCGACGGCTTCACCTGGCCGGATTTCTTCCTCGCCTTCGGCGGCACCGTCCTCGGTATCGTCGTGCTTGCGGCGGCAGTCTCCAATTGGCTCTTCGCGCCGCTTTACTGGTTCGAACGGATCGCTCTCGTCTTTTCGGCAATCCTGCTCGTGGCACCCGACTTGACCGCAACCATCATCGGCATACTCCTCGTCGCCCCGGTCGCAGCGCGGCAGTTGCTCGGCAAACGCCGCGCTCCCTTAACCTAAGAGGCATTTTGCGGCGATCTCAGTGCATTCACCAAGCGTGCCGCGAAAATGCGTTTCCATCAGAACCGACCGGACCCGACTTTGTACATGCCCGCAAAATAGTGCTTTCATTGCAGATGCGTTGAGGTCGCACGGATGGACCGTGCTTGGCGCGTGTCGCATGTCGGGAGGAACAATGAAGGATAGCAGCGGCGGCGCCATCCGCTCGCGAGCGGAAACGGACGCGCTAACCGGTGTCAGAGCCGGGCTCACCTTGCGTCAGATCGAGGTCATACGCGCAGTCACGATCGCCGGCACAATCGCAGGTGCTGCGCGCCTGATGAACGCGCATTGACTGTCGCGGTTTGTCATCCTGACTTAGCTGCGGAGATCACAGTCCTCTCGGACCCACGCATTT
It encodes the following:
- a CDS encoding TAXI family TRAP transporter solute-binding subunit; this encodes MKHVNILVGAVLALGLAATAAAQQMAFFRIGTGGTAGTYYPIGGLLANAISNPPGSRPCEEGGACGVPGLVASALSSNGSVANINAIAGGSLESGFAQSDVATWAYSGTGIWEGKPPVEKLRAIANLYPESIHLVASAGSGIKTVADLKGKRVSLDEPGSGTLVDARLILEGYGLSESDISAEFLKPDQAADRMRDGAMDAFFFVGGYPAGAIAELASQHDVKLVPISCEDAPSICEKYTFFASDTVPGGTYEGNPDDVKTLAVGAQWITSADQPEDLVYGITKALWNDNTRKQLDAGHAKGKAIVKENALKGVGIPLHPGAEKFYKEAGLVK
- a CDS encoding TRAP transporter permease → MIANKDRPDATDDVRHLTADELQAIEETYDPELRFRVLAWPLTIIAAAILFLLSCYHYYTAGFGIPQATVHRGLHLGVTLLVVFLSFSAFGKKEIRPGVTAPFGLPVADWILGIAGLLAALYVPWIYSELAFRVGNPLPIDIVMGTILIVVLLEAVRRSMGWPLPVIAILFIAYAYFGKSMPGILVHPGASWSNIVNHLYLTSQGIYGTALGVIATYVFHFVLFGVMATRIGLGQLFIDVASALAGRYAGGPAKVSVVSSALLGSISGSSIANTVTTGALTIPAMIRIGYPRHFAAAVEAAASTGGQITPPVMGAVAFLMIEYLGLPLTTILTAALVPAFMHFFGVLVQVHLEARRLGLRGLSASELPNAWKVLKEGWLKVVPLIVLITVLLSGRTPFAAAFWSITTCVLVLVVQEVRDGGLAKGLRGTAHGVWEGFVLGARQSLSVTAAAALVGVVIGVVTLTGVGFKIAYMVTSVAQDWAASVHATLAYLPFEVMTVPTLTLLFTLMLTAVVCILMGCGIPTTANYIIMVAVAAPILGLLGVQQLVAHFFVFYYGVLADVTPPVAMAAYAGAGIAGANAFKAGNTAFRLSMGKALVPFVFAFQPALLLVTDGFTWPDFFLAFGGTVLGIVVLAAAVSNWLFAPLYWFERIALVFSAILLVAPDLTATIIGILLVAPVAARQLLGKRRAPLT